The bacterium sequence TCTGGCTGGTGGGATTGACGATCACGAGTGCCTGCTGAACTTGCACCAGCAAGATATCAACGCCCCGTCAGCAATGACGGGGTTTTTAAATTTAAAAACTGACACTAAACAGTCAATGGTAAACGCTGAACAGCCCTTCGACAGGGTTTCGACATGGCTCAGCCCGGCGGCTCAGGGCACGTAAACAGCAAACAGCCCTTCGACGGTTCGACATTGCTCACCGCAGGCCCCGCTCAGGGCACGTAAACAGTAAACCCCAAACGGTAAACACTAAACGGTATGCCCCATCCCCGCCGGCATAAACTAAACGAACCCCTAACCTCCCTGTTCCAGCTGTACCGCAAACGGGGGGAGGTTTACCGTCTGATAGGCAGTTACGACAAGGCCCTGGGCGACTTTGTGCGGATGCACGCCGCCGCCGCCCTCCAGGGCGACCAGGTAAGACAGGCCGAGGCCATCAGCTGTCAGGGGCTGGTAAGCCTGGTCAAGGGCGAGTTCGCCCAGGCCGAGGCCCATTACAACCGGGCCCTGGAGAAATACCTGGCCCACCGGGACCTCTCCGGCCAGGTGGAGTGCTACAACGGCCTGGGCAAGCTGATGCAGTACCTGGAAAAGAACGATAAGGCCTATGAATACTACGCCTCCGGTTTGGAGATCTGCAAAAAGAACGGGGATAGGAAGAACGAGTGCAAGTGCCTGGGGAATGTGGCTGGTTGTTATCATGCCATCGGAAAAGAGAAAGAAGCAATAAATATATTAGAAGAGTTGGTAACATATTACGAAAGTTTGTCGGATATTAAAAGTATAGGACATACATATAGCGTATTAGGTTCTTTGTACCTTGATATGGGGGATTATGAAACGGC is a genomic window containing:
- a CDS encoding tetratricopeptide repeat protein, with amino-acid sequence MPHPRRHKLNEPLTSLFQLYRKRGEVYRLIGSYDKALGDFVRMHAAAALQGDQVRQAEAISCQGLVSLVKGEFAQAEAHYNRALEKYLAHRDLSGQVECYNGLGKLMQYLEKNDKAYEYYASGLEICKKNGDRKNECKCLGNVAGCYHAIGKEKEAINILEELVTYYESLSDIKSIGHTYSVLGSLYLDMGDYETALKHLKTSEDIATKIGDNVNLLNSCCYAGLACFKSHKYEDANTAFTKCYDMSLKQGSKYMQAVSLLNIGDVYNEMNDIAQSRKYLDKMMSLNIGIPGLNEEAQRITNELNIKEKEVN